One region of Natronolimnobius baerhuensis genomic DNA includes:
- a CDS encoding DUF7518 family protein — MSNNRVEQLESTVAELESTVEGLTDELIEAKERIRVLEAELDAETPTRVPERRRQEETVDAGEQADEEATAETPEAAPDDVAKAAADAEEDATGDEAEDSGSDDIIVA; from the coding sequence ATGTCGAACAATCGCGTCGAGCAGCTCGAATCGACGGTCGCGGAACTCGAGTCGACGGTAGAGGGTCTCACTGACGAGCTTATCGAGGCAAAAGAGCGCATCCGCGTTCTCGAGGCAGAACTGGATGCCGAGACGCCTACTCGAGTGCCCGAGCGCCGTCGCCAAGAGGAGACGGTCGACGCTGGTGAGCAGGCAGACGAAGAGGCCACTGCGGAGACGCCGGAAGCCGCGCCCGACGACGTAGCCAAAGCAGCCGCCGACGCTGAGGAGGACGCAACTGGTGACGAAGCGGAAGACTCAGGTAGCGACGACATCATTGTCGCATAA
- a CDS encoding AMP-binding protein, whose amino-acid sequence MPAHSDTGLEAVDEVVHEPDREFVESANVADFMQKYDIDDYDELIERTTGEVDGLEASGVDWFWDAVVDYLEIDFYEAYDEARDDSDGPQFTDWYPGGELNVAHNVCDRHAALESERRNAVATIWEGEDGDVREMTYHDLHRQANQVANALEERGIETGDTVGLYMPMVPEVVSILYGCFKVGAIAVPIFSGFGVDAVATRLADAECSVLFTGDGFYRRGDPVFLKSTADEAIAQAGDVEHTVVFDRLGSEARRASDRERGGTTREHSEHEIPWSDGRDEWWADAVETADIDYETKSLPSSQESMLLYSSGTTGKPKGIVHTHAGVQVQCAKEVYFGMDLKPADRFFWLSDIGWMMGPWMLIGTHTVGGTVFMYEGAPDYPEPDRLWAMIDRHKLTQFGISPTAIRALRKHGERQTTSDEPSGSDGVGEDQWLEGHDLSSLRILGSTGEPWDPESWCWFYEHVGGGECPIINISGGTEICGCFLMPMPIQSLKPCTLGGPGLGMDIDIVDAAGESVEDDHERGFLVARDSCPSMTKSLWSGDERYLEEYWSTWDGLWDHGDWAQKDEDGFWFLHGRADDALNVAGRKVGPAEVEGALIDHDAVNQAAAIGAPDETTGTAVVAYVILEDERAESDDLRAELREQVGAELGKPFRPREILFVDAFPKTQSGKIVRRALEATYTGEALGDVSSIENPDVLDKLEDAR is encoded by the coding sequence ATGCCAGCCCACAGCGACACCGGCCTCGAGGCTGTCGACGAGGTCGTCCACGAACCCGACCGCGAGTTCGTCGAGTCGGCGAACGTCGCCGACTTCATGCAAAAATACGACATCGACGACTACGACGAGTTAATCGAGCGAACGACGGGCGAGGTGGACGGCCTCGAGGCGTCGGGTGTCGACTGGTTCTGGGACGCCGTCGTCGACTATCTCGAGATTGACTTTTACGAGGCGTACGACGAGGCCCGGGACGACAGTGACGGCCCGCAGTTTACGGACTGGTATCCCGGCGGCGAACTCAACGTCGCACATAACGTCTGCGACCGCCACGCTGCCCTCGAGTCGGAACGCCGGAACGCGGTCGCGACCATCTGGGAGGGCGAAGACGGCGACGTTCGAGAGATGACCTATCACGACCTCCACCGGCAGGCGAATCAGGTCGCGAACGCACTCGAGGAGCGAGGGATCGAGACGGGCGACACCGTTGGCCTCTACATGCCAATGGTGCCGGAAGTCGTCTCGATTCTCTACGGCTGTTTCAAAGTCGGCGCAATTGCGGTGCCGATCTTCTCAGGGTTTGGCGTCGACGCGGTCGCGACGCGACTTGCAGACGCCGAGTGCTCGGTTCTCTTTACAGGTGATGGCTTCTACCGGCGTGGCGATCCCGTCTTTCTCAAGTCGACAGCGGACGAGGCAATCGCGCAGGCAGGGGACGTCGAGCACACGGTTGTCTTCGACCGACTTGGTAGCGAGGCACGACGTGCCTCGGATCGCGAACGGGGAGGAACGACCCGTGAGCACAGCGAACACGAAATCCCCTGGAGCGACGGCCGCGACGAGTGGTGGGCCGACGCCGTCGAAACCGCCGACATCGACTACGAGACGAAATCGCTCCCCTCGAGTCAGGAGTCCATGCTGCTCTATTCGTCGGGCACCACGGGCAAACCGAAAGGAATCGTCCACACGCACGCTGGCGTGCAGGTCCAGTGTGCGAAGGAGGTCTATTTTGGGATGGATCTCAAACCCGCGGATCGGTTCTTCTGGCTTTCTGATATCGGCTGGATGATGGGGCCGTGGATGCTGATCGGGACGCACACCGTCGGCGGCACCGTCTTCATGTACGAGGGCGCGCCGGACTACCCAGAACCGGACCGCCTCTGGGCGATGATCGACCGGCACAAACTCACGCAGTTCGGCATCTCCCCAACCGCGATTCGGGCGCTCAGAAAGCACGGCGAGCGTCAAACGACGTCTGACGAGCCATCCGGCTCCGACGGAGTCGGAGAAGATCAGTGGCTCGAGGGTCACGACCTCAGCTCACTCCGCATCCTCGGCTCGACCGGCGAGCCCTGGGACCCCGAATCCTGGTGCTGGTTCTACGAGCACGTCGGCGGCGGCGAGTGCCCGATCATCAACATCTCCGGCGGCACGGAGATCTGTGGCTGTTTTCTGATGCCGATGCCCATTCAGTCACTGAAACCCTGTACGCTCGGCGGGCCGGGACTCGGCATGGACATCGACATCGTCGACGCCGCGGGGGAGTCCGTCGAAGACGACCACGAGCGCGGCTTTCTGGTCGCTCGAGATTCCTGCCCCTCGATGACCAAGAGCCTGTGGTCGGGCGACGAGCGCTATCTCGAGGAGTACTGGTCGACCTGGGACGGGCTGTGGGACCACGGTGACTGGGCGCAGAAAGACGAGGATGGCTTCTGGTTCCTCCACGGCCGCGCCGACGACGCGCTGAACGTCGCCGGACGCAAAGTCGGCCCCGCAGAGGTCGAAGGGGCACTCATCGACCACGACGCGGTCAATCAGGCCGCTGCCATCGGCGCACCGGACGAGACGACCGGTACCGCAGTCGTCGCATACGTCATTCTCGAGGACGAGCGCGCGGAATCCGACGACTTGCGAGCCGAATTGCGCGAGCAGGTCGGCGCAGAGTTAGGCAAGCCGTTCCGCCCACGCGAGATCCTGTTCGTCGATGCGTTCCCGAAAACACAGTCCGGGAAGATAGTCCGTCGCGCACTCGAGGCCACGTACACGGGCGAGGCCCTCGGCGATGTGAGCAGTATCGAAAATCCGGACGTGCTCGACAAACTCGAGGACGCGCGATAA